One window of Triticum dicoccoides isolate Atlit2015 ecotype Zavitan chromosome 5A, WEW_v2.0, whole genome shotgun sequence genomic DNA carries:
- the LOC119297979 gene encoding BTB/POZ and MATH domain-containing protein 1-like yields the protein MPTSSHVVGNGLPSGSASSIISGVVRGYHLLKIVGYSGTKEIPNGEGIESCLFRVGGCTWNVRYYPNGLRSEYSDYIGLCLFLNDTVAGEVETVKEKFMFGLLDQHGKPVPSYTGTSDTREFSVHKGHGEFHTQETPSILVPPSDLHRHLGVLLSSKAGVNVKFQVGGETFSAHRLVLAARSPVFRAEFFGQTREGTTTEAIRVHDMEAPVFSALLTFMYTDALPDMKQEEEYALAQHLLVAVDKYNLERLKLICEDKLCNRIDTSSVVTILALAEQHQCHELKAACLVFLSSPTNLGAAMESEGFEFLTKSCSGVIKDLLKSQVAASILWKRKSRA from the exons ATGCCGACCTCCTCGCATGTCGTCGGCAACGGCCTCCCCTCCGGATCCGCATCCTCCATCATATCCGGGGTCGTGAGAGGCTACCACTTGCTGAAGATCGTCGGCTACTCAGGCACCAAGGAGATCCCCAATGGCGAGGGGATCGAATCTTGCCTGTTCCGGGTGGGAGGCTGCACATGGAATGTACGTTACTATCCCAACGGGTTAAGATCTGAGTACAGTGATTACATAGGCCTTTGTCTCTTCTTGAATGATACAGTCGCCGGCGAGGTCGAGACTGTGAAGGAAAAATTCATGTTCGGCTTACTTGACCAACATGGGAAGCCGGTGCCATCATATACCGGTACTTCCGACACCAGGGAATTTTCTGTGCATAAAGGTCATGG CGAGTTCCATACGCAGGAGACGCCATCTATCCTGGTGCCACCTTCTGATTTGCACCGGCACTTAGGGGTTCTTCTGTCGAGCAAGGCAGGCGTCAATGTCAAATTCCAAGTTGGTGGGGAGACATTCTCGGCGCACCGATTGGTGCTTGCGGCACGGTCTCCTGTCTTTAGAGCAGAGTTCTTTGGCCAGACGAGGGAGGGAACCACCACTGAGGCCATACGCGTACATGACATGGAGGCACCAGTGTTCAGTGCTCTGCTTACTTTCATGTACACGGATGCATTGCCGGATATGAAGCAAGAAGAAGAATATGCCTTGGCTCAGCATCTGCTTGTTGCGGTAGACAAGTACAACCTGGAGAGGCTGAAGCTTATTTGTGAAGATAAGCTGTGCAATCGTATCGATACGAGCTCCGTGGTGACTATCTTGGCATTGGCCGAGCAGCATCAGTGCCATGAGCTTAAGGCAGCATGCTTGGTGTTCCTCAGCTCGCCGACGAATCTGGGTGCGGCCATGGAGTCTGAAGGTTTCGAGTTTTTAACCAAGAGCTGCTCTGGTGTTATTAAGGATCtcctcaagtcccaggttgctgctagTATACTTTGGAAAAGAAAATCTAGGGCATGA